In Magnolia sinica isolate HGM2019 chromosome 12, MsV1, whole genome shotgun sequence, a single genomic region encodes these proteins:
- the LOC131220068 gene encoding uncharacterized protein LOC131220068: MEQSTFDFYRVNKSVDVCILKGQAGSVFLFGYVGRLLKGDYDRPAYVVVLVISSLLLLAIIIFFGSYKRLCRNKFLKGALWAAYFLPFYIISHTLGLMQSPPYLNEMYAIWAMLFLLIYGTANSTLYSNQDNQQRKSHALQEVILLYLACWLYSLHHDEKVFECPLLAILVLTAIKFGARLILMNSRYSPSIVLRRRTKLLADFMRREQDISSETDPVHMKGYNYLVMGEEKAEVVSNEQWKMDHINCGIVTIENIWDCQNMPLLSNRGGHLKNMCLSFALFKMLVRRFRRYPLHESHLLKTWNFVRYGLLSNNDHDRAFQVIKVELSFLYDYFYSMFPVIFSDRRTFFSTTVFHVITEILMLGASIWIAIPLMSYAPHPKGFRDIRVCNIDDRWLNGCYMEGNNWFSYFCEKPSLDEPTRTHVLGTCVVIGVFVIMQILQFFSVAFSDWTKVWLLCQYVRKRFLQHSKWEGVLGFVCHPPFMRSKPWRKMGQYFLLSSFNYRPTRCCFLCHAFIDKRRKGQKASDSVELSMDVKKAVIDTLLDNGRRLTNGVSSLRKNEVEAELSWACNFDSNTYTIFVWHVATSFCVMEHDAECKKKEKDSGKLEPDHAVATSISGYCAYLVAFAPSLLPDPPDATEILFDATISDTRKLLKKCRKSQTEVHKKLKEMVNGETIVEKGIKLGKQLLSLLPDEGPKWNVLADFWAEMILFLAPSDNEMAHAESLANGGEFITHLWVLLTHGGILKRNSAQLDEENPSPASSSSQEEAALASQHMKEH; this comes from the coding sequence ATGGAACAGTCAACATTCGATTTTTATCGCGTCAATAAGTCCGTCGATGTTTGCATCCTTAAAGGTCAAGCAGGCTCTGTATTTTTATTCGGTTATGTGGGACGTCTCCTTAAGGGTGATTATGACAGACCTGCATATGTGGTGGTACTTGTCATCTCCAGTCTTTTGCTCCTcgccatcatcatcttctttggcTCATACAAGCGTCTTTGTCGCAACAAGTTTCTCAAAGGGGCCCTATGGGCAGCCTACTTTCTGCCCTTCTACATCATATCACACACCCTTGGTCTGATGCAATCACCACCGTACCTTAATGAGATGTATGCAATCTGGGCCATGCTTTTCCTCCTCATTTACGGAACTGCCAACTCCACGCTCTACAGCAACCAAGATAACCAGCAAAGAAAGTCACACGCCTTGCAGGAAGTCATTCTCCTCTATTTGGCTTGTTGGTTGTATTCTCTGCATCATGATGAGAAAGTGTTCGAATGCCCGCTTCTAGCGATTCTGGTACTTACTGCCATCAAGTTTGGCGCTAGACTGATACTCATGAACTCTAGGTACTCGCCATCGATTGTGTTAAGAAGGAGAACTAAACTGCTTGCTGACTTCATGAGACGTGAACAAGATATAAGCAGCGAGACAGATCCCGTCCACATGAAAGGATACAACTATTTGGTCATGGGAGAAGAGAAAGCAGAAGTGGTAAGCAATGAGCAATGGAAAATGGATCACATCAATTGTGGAATTGTCACCATAGAGAATATATGGGACTGCCAAAACATGCCACTTCTCTCCAATAGAGGTGGGCATTTGAAAAATATGTGCCTCTCATTTGCCTTGTTCAAGATGCTCGTGCGTCGATTCAGGAGATACCCTTTGCACGAATCTCATCTTCTGAAGACTTGGAACTTTGTACGCTATGGGCTCCTCTCAAATAATGATCACGACAGAGCCTTTCAAGTCATCAAAGTAGAGCTATCATTCCTTTACGATTACTTCTACTCCATGTTCCCTGTAATCTTTAGCGATAGGAGGACATTCTTCAGTACGACTGTATTCCATGTGATCACAGAAATCCTTATGTTGGGAGCTAGTATTTGGATTGCAATACCTCTTATGAGTTATGCACCACACCCGAAAGGCTTTCGTGACATAAGAGTATGCAACATTGACGATCGGTGGTTGAATGGTTGTTACATGGAAGGCAACAACTGGTTCAGCTACTTCTGTGAAAAACCTTCCCTAGATGAACCCACCCGTACACATGTTTTGGGCACCTGTGTAGTGATAGGTGTATTTGTCATAATGCAGATTTTGCAATTCTTCAGTGTTGCCTTTTCAGATTGGACCAAGGTATGGTTGCTCTGCCAATATGTCCGGAAGCGCTTCTTGCAACACAGTAAGTGGGAGGGAGTGCTGGGGTTCGTTTGCCATCCTCCGTTTATGAGATCGAAACCCTGGAGAAAAATGGGGCAgtactttcttctttcttctttcaatTACCGTCCTACACGATGCTGCTTTCTGTGTCATGCTTTTATAGATAAGCGTAGGAAAGGGCAGAAAGCCAGTGACTCTGTAGAACTGTCTATGGATGTGAAGAAAGCTGTTATTGATACATTGCTAGATAATGGCCGTCGATTGACAAATGGGGTGTCTTCTTTGCGGAAAAACGAGGTAGAAGCAGAGCTCTCTTGGGCATGCAACTTCGATTCAAACACATACACCATCTTCGTTTGGCACGTTGCTACCTCCTTTTGTGTCATGGAGCACGATGCCGAgtgcaagaaaaaggaaaaggattCAGGTAAGTTAGAACCAGATCATGCTGTCGCCACCAGCATATCTGGATATTGTGCCTACCTGGTAGCTTTCGCTCCATCGTTGTTGCCTGATCCTCCTGATGCTACTGAAATATTATTTGATGCAACAATATCAGACACAAGAAAATTACTCAAAAAATGCAGAAAATCCCAGACTGAGGTGCATAAGAAGTTGAAGGAAATGGTGAACGGCGAAACTATAGTAGAAAAAGGCATCAAACTTGGGAAACAACTATTGTCACTGCTACCAGATGAAGGGCCAAAATGGAACGTATTGGCAGATTTTTGGGCGGAGATGATATTGTTCCTTGCTCCATCAGATAATGAAATGGCCCATGCTGAAAGTCTAGCCAACGGTGGAGAATTCATCACACATTTGTGGGTTTTGCTTACTCACGGAGGCATCCTCAAAAGAAACTCTGCTCAGCTTGATGAAGAGAACCCTTCTCCAGCTTCCTCCTCCAGTCAAGAGGAAGCAGCTTTGGCTTCTCAGCACATGAAAGAGCACTAG